One window of the Terriglobales bacterium genome contains the following:
- a CDS encoding TlpA disulfide reductase family protein produces the protein MTALDAGVSAPDFALNGMNGEKISLAEARKKGPVVAAFFKISCPVCQYAFPYLERIFKAYPSSPVTLVGVSQNEKKETAGFAREYGITFPLLLDDPSAYLASNAYGLTNVPTIFLIAPGGKIELSIVGWSKRDLEDLNARVAQACGVAAAKLFKSGEQVDEFKPG, from the coding sequence ATGACAGCTCTCGACGCCGGCGTTAGCGCCCCCGACTTCGCGCTGAACGGCATGAACGGGGAGAAGATTTCCCTGGCCGAGGCTCGCAAGAAGGGCCCGGTCGTCGCCGCCTTCTTCAAGATCAGTTGTCCTGTCTGCCAGTACGCCTTTCCGTATCTGGAACGCATCTTCAAGGCCTACCCCAGCAGCCCGGTGACGCTGGTGGGCGTGTCGCAGAACGAAAAGAAAGAAACTGCCGGCTTCGCGCGCGAGTACGGCATCACCTTTCCACTGCTGCTCGACGACCCCAGCGCTTACCTGGCCTCGAACGCGTATGGGCTGACCAACGTGCCGACCATCTTCCTCATCGCGCCCGGCGGCAAGATCGAGCTTTCGATCGTGGGCTGGAGCAAGCGCGACCTCGAGGACCTGAACGCGCGTGTCGCCCAAGCCTGTGGCGTCGCTGCTGCGAAGCTTTTCAAGTCCGGCGAGCAGGTGGACGAATTCAAGCCCGGTTGA